In a genomic window of Acropora muricata isolate sample 2 chromosome 2, ASM3666990v1, whole genome shotgun sequence:
- the LOC136907071 gene encoding uncharacterized protein yields MVKSEMVYQGVVFLISFLLACIGGTALPLQEEMPSPFTRVLRLCKDPPMEGNDVVILQNLLLRSVFVTSLETTGFYNKETSEAVTSYQLGNQLDGTGVFDATTAALVLEQLISDGYKDDGKVPLGYKFKVHIPVHKNRAIETYGTLFDSNNMVKYRFLARCHGSVNHVTGETINQLTTDGNTPTGLITFDRNTPEPIPKLFGPYPVLRAVKGEKGNAAIGRNANDTFLSNYRSGILLHTGEWDHWIPSKPMPNSEGCIHVHPKDLKKINEILDEMGVVTHKNPFGKQPYPYTPQGILSIEQID; encoded by the exons CTTAATCTCCTTTTTGCTTGCGTGCATCGGTGGCACAGCGCTGCCTCTTCAAGAAGAAATGCCTTCACCTTTCACAAGGGTTCTTAGATTGTGCAAAGACCCACCAATGGAAG GAAATGATGTTGTTATCCTTCAAAATCTTTTGTTACGGTCAGTATTTGTAACGTCTCTAGAAACAACTGGTTTTTACAATAAAGAAACTAGTGAGGCTGTTACAAGTTACCAGCTGGGGAATCAATTAGATGG CACTGGTGTGTTTGATGCAACTACAGCTGCCCTGGTTCTGGAACAGTTGATCTCTGATGGCTACAAAGACGATGGCAAAGTACCACTTGGTTATAAATTTAAG gtcCACATTCCCGTTCATAAAAATCGTGCAATTGAAACATATGGCACCCTATTTGACTCCAATAACATG GTGAAGTACAGATTTCTCGCACGCTGTCATGGCAGCGTGAATCATGTGACTGGGGAAACCATCAATCAATTGACAACAGATGGAAATACTCCAACAGGGTTAATT ACATTTGACCGCAACACTCCAGAGCCGATTCCCAAGTTATTTGGGCC GTATCCTGTCTTAAGAGCAGTCAAAGGGGAAAAAG GAAATGCTGCTATTGGACGGAATGCAAATGACACCTTCTTGAGCAACTACAGAAGTGGAATTCTGCTTCACACTGGAGAATGGGACCATTGGATTCCATCTAAACCCATGCCTAACAG TGAGGGCTGCATTCATGTACATCCGAAGGACTTGAAAAAGATCAACGAGATCTTGGATGAAATGGGTGTGGTCACACACAAGAACCCTTTTGGGAAGCAGCCGTACCCATACACTCCTCAAGGCATCCTTTCTATTGAACAGATTGACTGA